A segment of the Vicia villosa cultivar HV-30 ecotype Madison, WI unplaced genomic scaffold, Vvil1.0 ctg.001875F_1_1_2_unsc, whole genome shotgun sequence genome:
AATTGCATCAGATCCTGGGCCAGTGAATTGAATCGGACCTACAGTAAAGATCGTGATAATGAGTGGAGATCGTCCAAGAGAAAACAAATTCTGACTTGCAGGACTAATTTCCAGCTATTGACAATAAATTACAGAAAAAATGTTTAAAATGCTTAGATAGACTCATTCAACACAGTTTTTACCATTTAAAAAATAGTGAGAACTACTTTTACCTAATTAGACTGTATTGTACAAAGTGAAGGAGCATCGCCTTGTTAGGAGCAGACAAAAGAAGCAATAAGTGAAAGAAAAATCCATGCCTACCTGGACTGATGTAGCAATTCTTTAGGGCCCACTCATCGCGCAGGGAGGCAAACTTTTTGAAGGGTGGCTCTGAAAATTCAACATGAAAATTAGTTATTTGACACAAGATAATTGGAGCTCCCAGTATAACAGCAATAATTACAGTGTATGATTTGTAAGTCCACTTTTcctaagaccatctccaatggtgcaacccatatttgagttctttatgggtcccaccagccatatcatctcaaaataatttatttaatatttattttattggtgtaATTCAAATGGGTCCCACAGCTTTACCTCTTGATTGGGTACCATaattttttactagttgcattgcaaattgcaatgcaactctattatgacatggcaaattattttaatatttaattattatattgatgtctaggtggagaactcattgaaaaatactaccattggagatgctctaacaCTGAAATTCTGGAAGATTGGATTCATGCCGTTATGGTTGGCAACCAAGAACCCCATGGTGATTAACAAAAACAGAGGGGTAAAACCTAATCTTTTGTACCTATGGACccatagaaaaaaaatatttttgcctCCCTTTCATTTCACTGTCAACCTTTCTATGTTGGTGAAAATATAGTTTCCGGCTCGTTACTTTTGAGTATAGAATAGACGATTATATATACCTTCAAGCTCCACCATTGCTTTTTTAATCACAGGCTTGAATTTACCTATACAGAAGAAGCGAACAAAACATTAGAGAAAAACATTCAAATAAATGAAATGTGCAGTGCTGTGGCATTTTAAGATTACCAGACATTATTAAAAGAAGCATCATGTAAATATTGATAATccagaaaaaataaagaaaaaaatatttctaattttaaatatatattttgtcaACACCTGAGACAGCATagataaaactataaaataaactaatttttGTATCAACGTGGAGATAGAAGGTTATATGAACACAATTCATAGAAATGAAATGGGGTATGCTGTGAAACGAAAGCTTCTGTAGTTTACAATGCATACCATGTCTCCTCTCCACATCCATTAGTGAGGTAAGTGCAGTCCCACTAACAGTCCACTCTTCTACTGGGGCGCACAAATTCCCAACCTGAACAAAATATCAACGGCAGTCAAAGAATTGAGTTGATGGCCTCGCATCCAAAGAAAATTTTAACCATAATTAATCACCAAGACGAATTTAGAAGTAGTAAATGTGATgataaaaagaaaagagcattTGGAAAAGAACATACTGATGATATTAATCCAGTCTTCCCACTTTGAAGGAGGGCTCCAGCACCATAACCCAATGCATAGCAGTAAGTAGAATCAAAATTAGTTGGCAAACCACATCTTCCTTCATATCTGCGTATTACAAACACTATCATTGAGGTTGAACATAGTCAAACCATTAGCAAATGTTTGGTGAAAaagatttataaaataaataatagttaaAGGCAAATTATAAAGCGGGTCCACAGAACCACTTTTTTGTTAAAGAGCAACTTATATCATCAAACCTTGCAACTTCAAGACTGAAACTAGATGGAGTACCCGAAAAAGTGAGCCTGCCCTTTAAATCCGCCTTTGTACGTGCCTTCTTGCTTTCTCTTCTCCAACTCGGTTTCGACCATCTGGATAAACATTTTCTCTGTTTCTATCTTAGCAACCTAGTTGAAAATATACCAACATTGAGGTCTAGTCGAATTGCATAATGGGCAAAATAAGCAGAGCAACATAAAACCATTAATCACCTGAACATTTCCATGTGGATCTCTTTCGAGCATTAATTGCTCTTGAATTGTTTGAGGTAAGAATTCAAAAAGCTTTAATGACTGAATTGTGAGCTTTTTCTTCCATAACTCACCTTCATCCACAGTATCATGGGCCAGAATTTCATTGAGTTCTGAAATAAGGTGTTGGACCTACAAACAAATAATAGATACAATAATTATTGTTGGCaagcattttttatttttggacATGAACACAAGCCAAAACATCATATAGGAAGAAAAATTGTTAATGGAAATATTTTTATGAAGAATGGTAGCTACCTCGGGAATGAAATCAATTAGACCTTCAGGGATAAGAATGACCCCGTAATTATAATTAGCGTCAGCTCTTTTAGAAATGATATCCACAATGTAGTCAGTGACATTCTTTAGTGTCAGCTTCTTGGCAGCAACCTAAATTAAGATTTTGCTggtcaaataaaatatttgacaGAATACCTTAAAAATCTCACTAGATAAAAGTAGATAAACTGCACAACTAAATCATCTTCTGCTTGAGAGGGAGGAAGTAATGAatattgaaatttttagtaaCTTCAGCCTCCACTTAAAATTTCAGCAGCCCATTAGTATTGATTTATCATGCTGGTCCATTACTTTTTATATTGAAGGGATAATTCGCGTGTTAAAGCAAAATTTGAACTATGTCTCTCGATAAAAAGCTGTACGAAACAGTTCTAaaaattctgacaaaaaataCAAGCAGTGGATTGCCATTAGCAAACCTCAACCGCAAAAGCAACATTGATGCATTTAATAATGATTTTATTAAACCTCTGCATGCCCAAACACTAGATGACATGATCAAATTTATGACAAACCTCTTCTCCGATAATGGTAATGTTTGGATGAGTTTGTAAAGCACATTCCAGTGTAATGTGTGAAGCAGCACGCCCCATAAGCCGCACAACTGCAGACAGGTGACCATATCTCacccactgtttgaagctcaataGAACAGTAATGAACAGATAGGGCATTGGTTTATTTTAATGAACTTGTCAATGACTCAATAAAATATGATGACAATAAATCAACCTTTCAGAAAAAGTAAGGCATGAGCACAAATACAATAAAAGAGAATCAAGAGTAAGA
Coding sequences within it:
- the LOC131636958 gene encoding pyrophosphate--fructose 6-phosphate 1-phosphotransferase subunit beta-like, whose amino-acid sequence is MAPSFALDGGDDFNRVAPPPSVTGRFASDYSDVQNSRIFHTLPLPSVLKSPFKIVDGPLSSAAGNPDEIAKLFPNLYGQPSAVLVPSDSDMVQPSQKLKIGVVLSGGQAPGGHNVISGIFDYLQDRAKGSILYGFRGGPAGIMKCKYIELNSEFIHPYRNQGGFDMIRSGRDKIETPEQFKQAEETVNKLDLDGLVVIGGDDSNTNASLLAEYFRSKDMITSVIGCPKTIDGDLKCKEVPTSFGFDTACKIYAEMIGNVMIDARSTGKYYHFVRLMGRAASHITLECALQTHPNITIIGEEVAAKKLTLKNVTDYIVDIISKRADANYNYGVILIPEGLIDFIPEVQHLISELNEILAHDTVDEGELWKKKLTIQSLKLFEFLPQTIQEQLMLERDPHGNVQVAKIETEKMFIQMVETELEKRKQEGTYKGGFKGQAHFFGYEGRCGLPTNFDSTYCYALGYGAGALLQSGKTGLISSVGNLCAPVEEWTVSGTALTSLMDVERRHGKFKPVIKKAMVELEEPPFKKFASLRDEWALKNCYISPGPIQFTGPGSDAISHTLLLELGAHA